In Streptomyces sp. NBC_01439, the following are encoded in one genomic region:
- a CDS encoding NUDIX hydrolase, with the protein MSGGPRHTVPVDVHLVLRRDGSCGPQVLLSRRAGPVYATGLWHLPSGHLDPDEDMVEAVIREAREETGVLIAAPDVTAAVTVHHRPPRGGSSRIGVFFEVRRWTGVPRVTEPDRCDGMGWYPLGALPEPMVAYCRAGLDAYRAGAPAAVHFQQPGDLVEYAADGADRTRLLPGPPPPPPPPPPPAPRGSVGCAE; encoded by the coding sequence GTGAGCGGCGGCCCCCGGCACACGGTGCCGGTCGACGTCCACCTCGTACTGCGCCGCGACGGCAGCTGCGGCCCGCAGGTGTTGCTGTCGCGCAGGGCCGGGCCCGTGTACGCGACCGGCCTGTGGCACCTGCCGTCCGGGCATCTCGACCCGGACGAGGACATGGTCGAAGCCGTGATCCGGGAGGCCCGCGAGGAGACCGGCGTCCTGATCGCGGCGCCGGACGTGACCGCGGCGGTCACCGTCCACCACCGCCCTCCCCGGGGCGGCAGTTCGCGGATCGGCGTCTTCTTCGAGGTACGGCGGTGGACGGGCGTGCCCCGGGTGACGGAGCCGGACCGGTGTGACGGCATGGGCTGGTACCCGTTGGGCGCTCTGCCGGAGCCGATGGTGGCCTACTGCCGGGCCGGCCTGGACGCGTACCGGGCGGGCGCCCCCGCCGCCGTGCACTTCCAGCAGCCCGGCGACCTCGTCGAGTACGCCGCGGACGGCGCCGACCGCACCCGACTCCTGCCCGGCCCGCCCCCGCCTCCTCCCCCGCCCCCTCCCCCGGCTCCTCGGGGATCGGTAGGGTGCGCCGAATGA
- a CDS encoding adenosine deaminase family protein — MIPSHLIGALSALALLAPASAYAAAATPASVAPPASGPGRAGDFFADLPKGGDLHNHLSGAVTTEFLIELAAGDGLCITTDTTTAVPPPCGAGTRPAADAVTDAAFRQQVIRAWSMQDFPADGNGHDHFFATFGKFGEVTWRHPGRMLAQVANSVARQNQFYLETMISPASGQARELADRVGYDADLDRMHDKLLAGGGLDAVVRQARTDADTTDVEFRGAAHCDTPQPDAACSLPYRWISQVARAGTPERVFTQMALGMRLAERDPRFVAVNLVQPEDDLVALRDYRLHMRMLNYLKTQYPTAHITLHAGELVPGLVKPEDLTFHIREAAQTGRAERIGHGVSVLHEDRWESLMRYMAERRIAVEVPFHSNEQILRVSGDAHPFATYRRHGVPVVLATDDPGVSRIEITDEYRRAAEMYGLGYPELKDLARASLEHSFLPGRGLWNRDVRTGYRPTGACAKEQQGAEHPSERCARFLAASPKAQVEWRQEAAFRRFEADHARTTRPGSH; from the coding sequence GTGATCCCATCCCACTTGATCGGTGCGCTCTCCGCCCTCGCCCTGCTCGCGCCCGCCTCCGCGTACGCGGCGGCCGCCACCCCCGCCTCCGTCGCGCCCCCGGCTTCCGGGCCGGGCCGTGCCGGAGACTTCTTCGCCGACCTCCCCAAGGGTGGTGACCTGCACAACCACTTGTCCGGAGCGGTCACCACCGAGTTCCTGATCGAACTCGCAGCCGGGGACGGCCTCTGCATCACCACCGACACCACCACGGCGGTACCCCCGCCGTGCGGGGCGGGCACCCGGCCGGCCGCCGACGCCGTCACCGACGCGGCGTTCCGCCAGCAGGTGATCCGGGCCTGGTCGATGCAGGACTTCCCGGCGGACGGCAACGGCCACGACCACTTCTTCGCGACCTTCGGGAAGTTCGGCGAGGTGACCTGGCGGCACCCGGGCCGGATGCTCGCGCAGGTCGCCAACTCCGTGGCCCGACAGAACCAGTTCTATCTGGAGACCATGATCTCCCCGGCCTCCGGCCAGGCCCGTGAGCTCGCCGACCGGGTCGGCTACGACGCCGACCTGGACCGCATGCACGACAAGCTCCTCGCCGGCGGGGGCCTGGACGCGGTCGTCCGCCAGGCCCGCACCGATGCCGACACCACCGACGTCGAGTTCCGTGGCGCCGCGCACTGTGACACTCCGCAGCCCGACGCCGCGTGCTCGCTGCCGTACCGGTGGATTTCCCAGGTCGCCCGCGCCGGCACCCCCGAGCGGGTGTTCACCCAGATGGCGCTCGGCATGCGGCTGGCCGAGCGCGACCCGCGCTTCGTCGCCGTCAACCTGGTGCAGCCGGAGGACGACCTGGTCGCCCTGCGCGACTACCGCCTGCACATGCGGATGCTGAACTACCTCAAGACCCAGTACCCGACGGCGCACATCACCCTGCACGCGGGCGAGCTGGTGCCCGGCCTGGTCAAGCCGGAGGACCTCACCTTCCACATCAGGGAGGCCGCCCAGACCGGCCGCGCCGAGCGGATCGGGCACGGCGTGTCCGTCCTGCACGAGGACCGCTGGGAGTCGCTCATGCGCTACATGGCCGAGCGGCGCATCGCGGTCGAGGTCCCCTTCCACAGCAACGAGCAGATCCTGCGCGTCTCCGGCGACGCGCACCCCTTCGCCACCTACCGCCGCCACGGCGTGCCGGTCGTCCTCGCCACCGACGACCCGGGCGTGTCCCGGATCGAGATCACCGACGAGTACCGCAGGGCTGCGGAGATGTACGGACTCGGCTACCCGGAGCTGAAGGACCTCGCCCGGGCCTCCCTGGAACACTCGTTCCTGCCCGGCCGGGGCCTGTGGAACCGTGACGTCCGTACCGGCTACCGTCCGACCGGGGCGTGTGCCAAGGAGCAGCAGGGCGCCGAGCACCCGAGCGAGCGGTGCGCCCGGTTCCTGGCTGCCAGCCCGAAGGCGCAGGTCGAGTGGCGGCAGGAGGCGGCCTTCCGGCGCTTCGAGGCCGACCACGCCCGCACCACCCGCCCCGGCTCCCACTGA
- a CDS encoding NUDIX hydrolase has product MTESVEPHGTAALLVDSRGRYLLHLRDANKDICDPGTWSVPGGGREGEATAAQAVERELLEETGLTVPLEPFTVVSCHGPGPDGPAEGRIQVYLGAWDGDADELPCPEGIMFRHFDAATIPFLTMCPWTKEVIDLHRARGLAPAAVPAPARPGGRARRNVVGVHLYLERDGRVLLGLRHPDSAFAASTHHFLAGHCEQESAVACLVREAEEEAGLGIDPGDVELVHVVHVVDRPGGLPRIQLVFRARQWHGTPEVREPDRCLSWDWWPVGDLPEPVVPYARAALEGIRAGRLYTELGWA; this is encoded by the coding sequence ATGACCGAATCCGTCGAACCGCACGGCACCGCCGCGCTGCTGGTCGACTCGCGAGGCCGGTACCTGTTGCACCTGCGCGACGCCAACAAGGACATCTGCGATCCGGGCACGTGGTCGGTCCCGGGCGGCGGCCGTGAGGGCGAGGCGACGGCGGCGCAGGCCGTCGAGCGGGAACTCCTCGAAGAGACCGGCCTGACCGTGCCGTTGGAACCCTTCACGGTCGTCAGCTGCCACGGGCCCGGGCCGGACGGGCCGGCCGAGGGCCGCATCCAGGTGTACCTGGGGGCCTGGGACGGGGACGCCGACGAACTCCCGTGCCCCGAAGGCATCATGTTCCGCCACTTCGACGCGGCCACGATCCCCTTCCTGACGATGTGCCCGTGGACGAAGGAGGTCATCGACCTCCACCGGGCCCGGGGCCTCGCCCCGGCCGCCGTACCGGCCCCGGCCCGACCCGGCGGCCGGGCGCGACGCAACGTCGTCGGCGTTCACCTCTACCTCGAACGCGACGGGCGGGTCCTGCTCGGACTGCGGCACCCGGACTCCGCCTTCGCGGCGTCCACCCACCACTTCCTCGCCGGACACTGCGAGCAGGAGTCCGCCGTCGCCTGCCTCGTGCGGGAGGCGGAGGAGGAGGCCGGCCTGGGCATCGACCCGGGCGACGTGGAACTGGTCCACGTCGTGCACGTCGTGGACCGACCGGGCGGCCTGCCCCGCATCCAGCTCGTGTTCCGCGCGCGGCAGTGGCACGGCACACCCGAGGTGCGCGAGCCCGACCGCTGCCTGTCCTGGGACTGGTGGCCCGTCGGCGACCTCCCGGAACCGGTCGTCCCCTACGCCCGGGCTGCGCTCGAGGGCATCCGGGCCGGTCGCCTCTACACCGAGCTCGGCTGGGCATGA
- a CDS encoding AAA family ATPase, which translates to MTVGSDGTRLVVLRGNSAAGKSSVAAGIRDRFGRGLALVGQDNVRRVVLRERDVPGGANIGLIDTVARYALDAGYHVVVEGILHADRYGDMLAGLLGDHRGVSRCYYLDVPIEETLTRHASKADPDYLAQVTERELRDWYRERDLLPGGVETVIGADSALPDTVERIMRDTGLAGLPARIDRP; encoded by the coding sequence ATGACCGTGGGAAGTGACGGGACCCGGCTCGTGGTCCTTCGCGGGAACTCGGCGGCGGGCAAGTCCTCGGTGGCGGCGGGGATCCGCGACCGGTTCGGCCGTGGCCTGGCCCTCGTCGGCCAGGACAACGTGCGGCGGGTCGTCTTGAGGGAGCGTGACGTGCCCGGCGGCGCCAACATCGGGCTGATCGACACGGTCGCCCGCTACGCACTGGACGCCGGCTACCACGTGGTCGTCGAGGGAATCCTGCACGCCGACCGGTACGGCGACATGCTGGCGGGCCTGCTCGGCGACCACCGTGGAGTGTCCCGCTGCTACTACCTCGACGTCCCGATCGAGGAGACGCTGACCCGGCATGCCTCGAAGGCCGACCCCGACTATCTGGCTCAGGTCACCGAGCGGGAACTGCGGGACTGGTACCGCGAGCGCGACCTCCTTCCCGGTGGCGTCGAGACCGTCATCGGAGCCGACAGCGCGCTGCCCGACACGGTCGAACGCATCATGCGCGACACCGGTCTCGCGGGGTTGCCCGCGCGCATCGACCGACCCTG
- a CDS encoding PIG-L family deacetylase, which yields MADRPLTLMAVHAHPDDEATGTGGVLARYAAEGIRTVLVTCTDGRCGDGPGGTKPGDPAHDPATVALMRRQELEASCDVLKISDLEMLDYADSGMMGWPSNDAPGSFWQLPVEEGAARLAELMRHYRPDVVVTYDENGFYGHPDHIQAHRITMAALEMTALTPKVYWTTMPRSGMQRFGEIMREFHEEMPEPDPAEAAAMAEIGLPDDEITTWVDTTAYSGQKFDALAAHASQGENIFFLKMGKERFGELMGMETFVRVKDSTGAAVPENDLFAGLR from the coding sequence GTGGCTGACCGGCCCTTGACGCTCATGGCAGTGCACGCCCACCCCGACGACGAGGCCACCGGAACCGGAGGGGTCCTCGCGCGGTACGCGGCAGAAGGCATCCGCACGGTTCTCGTGACGTGTACCGACGGCCGTTGCGGCGACGGACCGGGCGGGACCAAGCCGGGCGATCCCGCGCACGATCCGGCGACCGTCGCCTTGATGCGCCGTCAAGAACTCGAGGCGAGCTGTGACGTCCTGAAGATCAGCGATCTCGAAATGCTGGACTACGCCGACTCCGGGATGATGGGCTGGCCGAGCAACGACGCTCCCGGGTCCTTCTGGCAGCTCCCCGTCGAGGAAGGCGCGGCCCGACTCGCGGAACTCATGCGGCACTACCGACCCGATGTGGTCGTCACCTACGACGAGAACGGCTTCTACGGCCATCCCGACCACATCCAGGCCCATCGCATCACGATGGCGGCGTTGGAGATGACCGCGCTGACACCGAAGGTGTACTGGACGACGATGCCCCGCTCGGGGATGCAGCGCTTCGGGGAGATCATGCGCGAGTTCCATGAGGAGATGCCGGAGCCGGATCCCGCCGAGGCCGCCGCGATGGCCGAGATCGGCCTCCCCGACGATGAGATCACCACGTGGGTGGACACCACCGCGTACAGCGGTCAGAAGTTCGACGCGCTGGCCGCGCACGCCAGTCAGGGCGAGAACATCTTCTTCCTCAAGATGGGCAAGGAGAGGTTCGGCGAGTTGATGGGCATGGAGACCTTCGTACGCGTCAAGGACTCCACCGGCGCGGCCGTGCCCGAGAACGATCTCTTCGCCGGACTGCGCTGA
- a CDS encoding DUF4265 domain-containing protein yields MMAVMENAVEKIKVWFRFVPREGWFPQDTEGLWAMKLGDDTASVENCPFLQDGVAEGDVVRYRTDSDGLHWAVGRVSSSGNCTIRVLPVPTGPLGRSPQAVHQRLSEFGLGGEVFSEDFPMLALTAPAGADFAGIKALLDRGRDEGWWHYEVGCGTDAWWNA; encoded by the coding sequence ATGATGGCTGTCATGGAGAACGCGGTCGAGAAGATCAAGGTGTGGTTCCGGTTCGTCCCGCGCGAGGGGTGGTTCCCGCAGGACACCGAGGGCCTGTGGGCGATGAAGCTCGGCGATGACACCGCGAGCGTGGAGAACTGCCCCTTCCTCCAGGACGGGGTGGCCGAGGGGGATGTGGTGCGGTACCGGACCGACTCCGACGGCCTCCACTGGGCCGTCGGGCGGGTCAGTTCCTCCGGCAACTGCACGATCCGAGTGCTGCCCGTACCCACCGGCCCCCTGGGCCGCAGCCCGCAGGCGGTGCACCAGCGCCTGTCGGAGTTCGGGCTCGGCGGCGAGGTCTTCAGCGAGGACTTCCCCATGCTGGCCCTGACCGCGCCGGCCGGCGCGGACTTCGCCGGGATCAAAGCCCTCCTGGACCGGGGGCGGGACGAAGGGTGGTGGCACTACGAGGTCGGCTGCGGCACGGACGCATGGTGGAACGCCTGA